A region from the Streptomyces tsukubensis genome encodes:
- a CDS encoding putative protein N(5)-glutamine methyltransferase yields MSFSSSLSPSSPSSGTDPGPVVARLRAAGCVFAEDEAALLISAADTPARLDAMVRLRAAGRPLEHIVGWAEFAGLRISVDPGVFVPRRRTEFLVRRAVALAPPRPVVADLCCGSGALGAALAAGVTGAELHAADIDPAAVACARRNVLPFDGRVYEGDLYAPLPAGLRGRVDVLLANVPYVPTGEIGLLPAEAREHEARTALDGGADGLDVLRRVAAGAAGWLAPGGRLLFETGERQAGRARDIVADAGLVPDVEHSGTWLATVVTGTRVTGTRVRPS; encoded by the coding sequence ATGTCGTTCTCGTCGTCGCTCTCTCCCTCCTCTCCCTCTTCCGGTACGGACCCCGGGCCGGTCGTGGCCCGGCTCCGCGCGGCCGGCTGTGTCTTCGCCGAGGACGAGGCCGCCCTGCTGATCTCCGCCGCGGACACCCCCGCCCGGCTCGACGCCATGGTCCGGCTGCGGGCCGCGGGACGCCCGCTGGAGCACATCGTCGGCTGGGCCGAATTCGCCGGGCTGCGGATCTCCGTGGACCCGGGGGTGTTCGTACCCCGGCGCCGTACGGAGTTCCTCGTCCGGCGGGCCGTCGCCCTCGCCCCGCCCCGGCCCGTCGTCGCCGATCTCTGCTGCGGCTCCGGCGCACTGGGCGCGGCGCTGGCCGCCGGGGTCACGGGCGCGGAACTCCACGCGGCCGATATCGACCCGGCCGCCGTCGCGTGCGCCCGCCGCAATGTGCTGCCGTTCGACGGCCGGGTGTACGAGGGCGACCTCTATGCCCCGCTTCCGGCCGGGCTGCGGGGGCGGGTCGACGTGCTGCTGGCGAATGTGCCGTACGTCCCCACGGGGGAGATCGGTCTGCTGCCCGCCGAGGCCCGGGAGCACGAGGCGCGGACCGCGCTGGACGGCGGCGCCGACGGGCTCGACGTACTGCGGCGGGTCGCCGCCGGGGCGGCCGGGTGGCTCGCGCCCGGCGGCCGGCTGCTCTTCGAGACCGGTGAGCGGCAGGCCGGACGGGCCCGGGACATCGTCGCGGACGCCGGGCTGGTCCCGGACGTGGAGCACTCCGGCACCTGGTTGGCGACGGT
- a CDS encoding APC family permease — MTSISTPRGPAGSPAGGPAPDGPPGPGGGPEPSLSFPRDRQERHKLTALQGLAALSLDAMASVAYGPEAIVLVLAVAGSAGLGYTLPVTLAIAALLVVLVASYRQVIAAFPDGGGSYAVARRHLGRRTSLTAAASLVLDYVLNVAVSVTAGVAALTSAFPSLYDDRLPLCLGVLVLVTAVNLRGIVNSAKAFILPTAVFVGSILTLIAVGLFRSAPVSTEAAAGHASVLGENTTTVGALLLLKAFASGCSALTGVEAVANAVPSFRAPAARRAQHTEIALGALLGVMLIGLSILIGRFHLQPVEGVTVLAQLADASLGHNWGFYVVQFATVVLLALAANTSFGGLPVLMSLLARDNYLPHVFRLKADREVHRHGVVALAAVAALLLLFSGGDTNTLVPLFAIGVFVGFTICQAGMVIHWRAGRAPGWARKALLNGLGAVLTGVSALVVTATKFTEGAWLIVIALPALVVLFERVHRAYGRIDERIGLGRVPEAPHRDRSLVIVPVSHLSRLTCEAVNAAVSLGDEVRAVTVTHTDPEDREAARALRRDWELWNPGVDLVELHSEHRRIGRPVSEYVRRVYKYHPNTRVTVLIPEVEPDRWWQRVLQNQRGAVLAHAVRRDTEAVICRLRFRLADPEQRPGRTDED; from the coding sequence ATGACCAGTATCTCCACGCCGCGCGGTCCGGCCGGGAGCCCGGCGGGCGGCCCGGCGCCGGACGGTCCCCCGGGGCCGGGCGGCGGGCCGGAACCTTCGCTTTCCTTCCCCCGCGACCGGCAGGAGCGGCACAAGCTGACCGCCCTCCAAGGGCTGGCCGCGCTCTCCCTGGACGCGATGGCGTCGGTGGCGTACGGGCCGGAGGCCATCGTCCTGGTCCTGGCGGTCGCCGGGTCCGCCGGCCTCGGCTACACCCTGCCCGTCACGCTCGCGATCGCCGCGCTGCTGGTCGTACTGGTGGCCTCGTACCGGCAGGTGATCGCCGCCTTCCCGGACGGCGGCGGATCGTACGCGGTCGCCCGCCGCCATCTGGGGCGGCGCACCTCCCTGACGGCGGCGGCTTCCCTCGTCCTCGACTACGTCCTGAACGTCGCGGTCTCCGTGACGGCCGGTGTCGCGGCCCTCACCTCGGCCTTCCCCTCCCTCTACGACGACCGGCTGCCGCTCTGCCTGGGGGTGCTGGTGCTGGTCACCGCGGTCAATCTGCGGGGCATCGTGAACTCCGCGAAGGCGTTCATCCTGCCGACCGCGGTCTTCGTCGGGTCCATCCTCACGCTGATCGCGGTCGGGCTGTTCCGCAGCGCCCCGGTGTCCACGGAGGCAGCCGCCGGGCACGCCTCGGTCCTGGGCGAGAACACGACCACCGTCGGTGCGCTGCTGCTGCTCAAGGCGTTCGCCTCGGGCTGTTCGGCACTGACGGGGGTGGAGGCGGTCGCCAACGCGGTGCCGTCGTTCCGCGCCCCGGCCGCCCGGCGGGCCCAGCACACGGAGATCGCGCTCGGCGCGCTGCTGGGGGTGATGCTGATCGGTCTGTCGATCCTGATCGGACGGTTCCACCTCCAGCCGGTCGAGGGCGTGACCGTACTGGCGCAGCTCGCCGACGCCTCACTGGGCCACAACTGGGGCTTCTACGTGGTCCAGTTCGCCACGGTCGTGCTGCTGGCCCTGGCCGCGAACACCTCCTTCGGCGGGCTGCCAGTGCTGATGTCGCTGCTGGCCAGGGACAACTATCTGCCGCACGTCTTCCGGCTGAAGGCCGACCGGGAGGTCCACCGGCACGGTGTGGTGGCGCTGGCGGCCGTCGCCGCGCTGCTGCTGCTCTTCTCCGGCGGCGACACCAACACCCTTGTACCGCTGTTCGCGATCGGCGTCTTCGTCGGCTTCACCATCTGCCAGGCCGGGATGGTGATCCACTGGCGGGCCGGGCGGGCCCCCGGGTGGGCCCGGAAGGCGCTGCTCAACGGTCTCGGAGCGGTGCTGACCGGGGTGAGCGCGCTCGTCGTCACCGCGACCAAGTTCACCGAGGGCGCCTGGCTGATCGTGATCGCGCTGCCCGCGCTGGTGGTGCTGTTCGAACGGGTGCACCGGGCATACGGGCGGATCGACGAGCGGATCGGCCTGGGCCGGGTGCCGGAGGCGCCGCACCGGGACCGGTCGCTGGTCATCGTCCCCGTATCGCATCTGTCCCGGCTGACCTGCGAGGCGGTGAACGCGGCGGTGTCCCTGGGCGACGAGGTGCGGGCGGTGACGGTCACGCATACGGATCCGGAGGACCGGGAGGCGGCGCGGGCGCTGCGCCGGGACTGGGAGCTGTGGAATCCGGGGGTCGATCTGGTGGAGCTGCACTCGGAGCACCGCAGGATAGGGCGGCCGGTGTCGGAGTACGTCCGGCGGGTCTACAAGTACCACCCGAACACCCGGGTCACCGTGCTGATTCCGGAGGTGGAGCCGGACCGGTGGTGGCAGCGGGTGCTCCAGAACCAGCGGGGCGCGGTGCTGGCGCACGCGGTGCGCCGGGACACGGAGGCGGTGATCTGCCGGCTGCGCTTCCGGCTGGCGGACCCGGAACAGCGTCCCGGCCGGACGGACGAGGACTGA
- the ppdK gene encoding pyruvate, phosphate dikinase produces the protein MRDLPDQTSDQKFVYAFTEGNKDLKDLLGGKGANLAEMTNLGLPVPPGFTITTEACKAYLDSGDEPAALRSEVSAHLDALEQRMGKRLGEPGDPLLVSVRSGAKFSMPGMMDTVLNIGLSDASVTGLAQQAGDERFAWDSYRRLIQMFGRTVLGVDGELFEEALEEAKESKGVTVDTDLDAADLQRLVKRFKKIVKAEAGRDFPQDPREQMDLAIKAVFASWNGDRARLYRRQERIPNDLGTAVNVCSMVFGNLGPDSGTGVAFTRDPASGQQGVYGDYLQNAQGEDVVAGIRNTVPLAELESIDKASYDQLMQIMEVLENHYLDLCDIEFTIERGKLWMLQTRVGKRTAGAAFRIATQLVDQGLIDEAEALMRVNGAQLAQLMFPRFDEDAPVELLGRGIAASPGAAVGKAVFDSYTAVKWSRSGEKVILIRRETNPDDLDGMIAAEGILTSRGGKTSHAAVVARGMGKTCVCGAEDLEVDTKRRRMTVGGTVVEEGDLVSVDGSTGKVYLGEVPVVPSPVVEYFEGRMHAGADDADELVAAVHRIMAYADRVRRLRVRANADNAEDALRARRFGAQGIGLCRTEHMFLGERREMVERLILADHDEERAEALEKLLPLQKKDFIELFEAMDGLPVTVRLLDPPLHEFLPDITELSVRVALAEARKDHNENDLRLLQAVHRLHEQNPMLGLRGVRLGLVIPGLFAMQVRAIAEAAAARKDAKGDPRAEIMIPLVGTVQELEIVRDEAETVIAEVEAATGTRLKLALGTMIELPRAALTAAQIAEAAEFFSFGTNDLTQTVWGFSRDDVEASFFTAYLEKGIFGVSPFETIDQDGVGSLVRNAVAAGRATRPGLKLGVCGEHGGDPESVHFFHEVGLDYVSCSPFRIPVARLEAGRAAVESRGSDSR, from the coding sequence ATCAGAGACCTCCCCGATCAGACGTCCGATCAGAAGTTCGTCTACGCCTTCACCGAGGGCAACAAGGACCTCAAGGACCTGCTCGGTGGCAAGGGCGCCAACCTCGCCGAGATGACCAACCTCGGGCTGCCCGTCCCTCCGGGCTTCACCATCACCACCGAGGCGTGCAAGGCGTATCTCGACAGCGGTGACGAGCCGGCCGCCCTGCGGTCCGAGGTGAGTGCGCACCTCGACGCCCTGGAACAGCGGATGGGCAAGCGGCTCGGTGAACCCGGCGACCCCCTCCTGGTCTCGGTCCGCTCGGGCGCCAAGTTCTCCATGCCCGGCATGATGGACACCGTCCTCAACATCGGTCTCTCCGACGCTTCCGTGACCGGACTCGCCCAGCAGGCGGGCGACGAGCGGTTCGCCTGGGACTCGTACCGTCGGCTCATCCAGATGTTCGGCCGGACCGTCCTCGGCGTCGACGGCGAACTCTTCGAGGAGGCGCTGGAGGAGGCCAAGGAGTCCAAGGGCGTCACCGTCGACACCGATCTCGACGCGGCCGATCTGCAGCGGCTGGTCAAGCGGTTCAAGAAGATCGTCAAGGCCGAGGCCGGACGGGACTTCCCGCAGGACCCGCGGGAGCAGATGGACCTCGCGATCAAGGCCGTCTTCGCCTCGTGGAACGGTGACCGGGCCCGGCTCTACCGCCGCCAGGAGCGCATCCCCAACGACCTGGGCACCGCCGTCAACGTCTGCTCCATGGTCTTCGGCAACCTCGGCCCCGACTCCGGCACCGGTGTCGCCTTCACCCGCGACCCCGCCAGCGGCCAGCAGGGCGTCTACGGCGACTACCTCCAGAACGCCCAGGGCGAGGACGTGGTCGCGGGCATCCGCAACACCGTGCCGCTCGCGGAGCTGGAGAGCATCGACAAGGCGTCGTACGACCAGCTGATGCAGATCATGGAGGTGCTGGAGAACCACTACCTCGACCTCTGCGACATCGAGTTCACCATCGAGCGCGGAAAGCTGTGGATGCTCCAGACCCGGGTCGGCAAGCGCACCGCGGGTGCCGCCTTCCGGATCGCCACCCAGCTCGTCGACCAGGGCCTGATCGACGAGGCCGAGGCCCTGATGCGGGTCAACGGGGCCCAGCTGGCCCAGCTGATGTTCCCCCGCTTCGACGAGGACGCCCCGGTCGAGCTGCTGGGGCGCGGGATCGCCGCCTCGCCGGGCGCCGCGGTCGGCAAGGCCGTCTTCGACTCGTACACCGCCGTCAAATGGTCCCGCTCCGGCGAGAAGGTCATCCTCATCCGCCGTGAGACCAACCCCGACGACCTCGACGGGATGATCGCGGCCGAGGGCATCCTCACCTCCCGCGGCGGAAAGACCTCGCATGCGGCCGTCGTCGCCCGCGGGATGGGCAAGACCTGTGTCTGCGGCGCCGAGGACCTGGAGGTCGACACCAAGCGGCGGCGGATGACCGTCGGCGGCACCGTGGTGGAGGAGGGCGATCTGGTCTCCGTCGACGGCTCCACCGGCAAGGTGTACCTCGGGGAGGTGCCGGTCGTGCCATCCCCGGTCGTCGAGTACTTCGAGGGCCGGATGCACGCGGGCGCCGACGACGCGGACGAGCTGGTCGCCGCCGTGCACCGGATCATGGCGTACGCGGACCGGGTGCGCAGGCTGCGGGTCAGGGCCAACGCCGACAACGCCGAGGACGCGCTGCGGGCCCGGCGGTTCGGCGCCCAGGGCATCGGCCTCTGCCGTACCGAGCACATGTTCCTCGGCGAGCGGCGCGAGATGGTCGAGCGGCTGATCCTCGCCGACCACGACGAGGAGCGGGCCGAGGCCCTGGAGAAGCTGCTGCCGCTCCAGAAGAAGGACTTCATCGAGCTGTTCGAGGCGATGGACGGACTGCCGGTGACGGTACGGCTGCTCGACCCGCCGCTGCACGAGTTCCTCCCCGACATCACCGAACTGTCGGTACGGGTGGCGCTGGCCGAGGCCCGCAAGGACCACAACGAGAACGACCTGCGGCTGCTCCAGGCCGTCCACCGGCTCCACGAGCAGAACCCGATGCTGGGGCTGCGCGGGGTCCGGCTGGGTCTGGTGATCCCCGGTCTCTTCGCGATGCAGGTACGGGCGATCGCGGAGGCCGCGGCCGCCCGCAAGGACGCCAAGGGCGATCCGCGCGCCGAGATCATGATCCCGCTGGTCGGTACGGTCCAGGAGCTGGAGATCGTCCGCGACGAGGCCGAGACCGTGATCGCGGAGGTCGAGGCGGCCACCGGGACCCGGCTGAAGCTGGCACTCGGCACCATGATCGAGCTGCCGCGGGCCGCGCTGACCGCCGCTCAGATCGCGGAGGCCGCCGAGTTCTTCAGCTTCGGCACCAACGACCTCACCCAGACGGTGTGGGGCTTCTCACGCGACGACGTGGAGGCGAGCTTCTTCACCGCCTACCTGGAGAAGGGCATCTTCGGGGTCTCGCCGTTCGAGACCATCGACCAGGACGGCGTCGGCTCCCTGGTCCGGAACGCGGTGGCGGCCGGCCGGGCCACCCGGCCCGGCCTCAAGCTCGGGGTCTGCGGGGAGCACGGCGGCGACCCGGAGTCGGTGCACTTCTTCCACGAGGTGGGCCTCGACTACGTGTCCTGCTCGCCCTTCCGGATCCCGGTGGCCCGGCTGGAGGCCGGGCGGGCGGCCGTCGAGTCCCGGGGCAGCGATTCGCGCTGA
- the dusB gene encoding tRNA dihydrouridine synthase DusB gives MTTLATSPAAPSVAPATAAPEAAAAATLTIGPHAVRPPVVLAPMAGITNAPFRTLCREFSGGKGLFVSEMITTRALVERNDKTMQLIHFDATETPRSIQLYGVDPVTVGKAVRMIVDEDLADHIDLNFGCPVPKVTRKGGGSALPYKRPLLRAILHEAVGNAGALPVTMKMRKGIDDDHLTYLDAGRIAVDEGVTAIALHGRTAAQHYGGTADWDAIARLKEHVPEIPVLGNGDIWSADDALRMVRETGCDGVVVGRGCLGRPWLFRDLVSAFEGGTERVTPTLREVAAVMRRHAELLGEWIGDESRGVIDFRKHVAWYLKGFSVGSEMRKRLAITSSLAELDEQLGLLALDQPWPEGADGPRGRTSGNNRVVLPDGWLKDPYDCAGVAADAELDTSGG, from the coding sequence ATGACCACGCTCGCCACGTCCCCCGCCGCGCCCTCCGTCGCCCCGGCGACGGCGGCCCCCGAGGCCGCGGCCGCCGCGACGCTCACCATCGGCCCGCACGCGGTGCGCCCGCCGGTGGTGCTCGCCCCGATGGCCGGGATCACCAACGCCCCCTTCCGCACGCTGTGCCGGGAGTTCAGCGGCGGCAAGGGCCTCTTCGTGAGCGAGATGATCACCACCCGGGCGCTGGTCGAGCGGAACGACAAGACCATGCAGCTCATCCACTTCGACGCCACCGAGACACCGCGCTCGATCCAGCTGTACGGAGTCGACCCGGTCACCGTCGGCAAGGCGGTCCGGATGATCGTGGACGAGGATCTCGCCGACCATATCGACCTCAACTTCGGCTGCCCGGTCCCCAAGGTCACCCGCAAGGGCGGCGGCTCGGCCCTGCCCTACAAGCGGCCGCTGCTCCGGGCGATCCTGCACGAGGCCGTCGGCAACGCCGGTGCCCTGCCGGTGACCATGAAGATGCGCAAGGGCATCGACGACGACCATCTGACCTATCTGGACGCCGGCCGGATCGCCGTCGACGAGGGCGTCACCGCCATCGCCCTGCACGGCCGTACGGCCGCCCAGCACTACGGCGGCACGGCCGATTGGGACGCCATCGCCCGGCTCAAGGAGCACGTCCCCGAGATCCCGGTCCTCGGCAACGGCGATATCTGGTCCGCCGACGACGCGCTGCGGATGGTCCGCGAGACCGGCTGCGACGGTGTCGTCGTCGGCCGCGGCTGTCTGGGCCGGCCGTGGCTCTTCCGCGATCTGGTCTCCGCCTTCGAAGGCGGTACGGAGCGGGTGACGCCGACCCTGCGCGAGGTGGCCGCGGTGATGCGGCGCCATGCCGAACTGCTGGGGGAGTGGATCGGGGACGAGTCCCGCGGTGTCATCGACTTCCGCAAGCACGTCGCCTGGTATCTGAAGGGCTTCTCGGTCGGCTCCGAGATGCGCAAGCGGCTCGCGATCACCTCCTCGCTGGCGGAACTCGACGAACAGCTCGGACTGCTCGCGCTCGACCAGCCGTGGCCCGAGGGCGCGGACGGGCCGCGCGGGCGGACCTCCGGGAACAACCGCGTGGTGCTTCCGGACGGCTGGCTCAAGGACCCGTACGACTGCGCGGGCGTCGCCGCCGACGCGGAGCTGGACACCTCCGGCGGCTGA
- a CDS encoding ArsR/SmtB family transcription factor: protein MLRIHFTGDDLARVRMAAKPDVLWETILSFHRLRERRRAVMFGEWRSETRARLNGETSLLAAVVPPRGYFPDFLTPSEAGGGLESGLAAIRGTEPARLHSELTLASASRASARAGGRAPGSGPGPAAGAGAAAERAQAPPGAAPAPAPAVAALAEGRPAPMSRLLTTIRSYYRAAVEPYWPQIQARVEADRAVRGRALLDGGAAELLCSLPPVFRWRQPVLEADYPVDRELRLDGRGLLLQPSFFCRDTPVVLRDSALPPVLVYPVDHPPDPVFGETATALAPSLGRLVGHTRSAVLQAIQYGCTTSELARRAGVSLASASQHAAVLREAGLVLTLRHGNAVLHTLTPLGAALLRGGAPAEAPTAG, encoded by the coding sequence GTGCTCCGTATCCATTTCACCGGTGACGATCTGGCCAGAGTGAGAATGGCAGCGAAACCGGATGTCCTGTGGGAAACGATTCTCAGTTTTCACCGATTGAGAGAGCGCCGACGTGCGGTGATGTTCGGGGAATGGCGATCGGAAACCCGGGCCAGGTTGAATGGTGAAACAAGCCTGCTGGCCGCAGTGGTCCCGCCGAGGGGCTATTTTCCGGACTTTCTGACCCCGTCGGAAGCGGGCGGCGGCCTGGAATCGGGCCTCGCGGCGATACGTGGGACCGAACCGGCTCGACTTCATTCCGAACTGACTCTGGCTTCAGCATCCCGTGCATCCGCCCGTGCAGGCGGCCGTGCACCGGGGTCCGGGCCCGGACCTGCGGCGGGAGCCGGGGCGGCCGCGGAGCGGGCCCAGGCGCCCCCGGGCGCCGCCCCCGCCCCGGCTCCCGCGGTCGCCGCCCTCGCGGAGGGGCGGCCCGCACCCATGTCCCGGCTGCTGACCACGATCCGCAGCTACTACCGGGCCGCGGTCGAACCGTACTGGCCGCAGATTCAAGCCAGAGTCGAAGCCGACCGTGCGGTCCGCGGCCGGGCGCTGCTCGACGGGGGAGCCGCCGAACTCCTCTGCTCGCTGCCGCCCGTGTTCCGCTGGCGCCAGCCGGTCCTGGAAGCCGACTACCCGGTCGACCGCGAACTCCGCCTCGACGGCCGTGGACTCCTCCTCCAGCCGTCGTTCTTCTGCCGGGACACCCCCGTCGTGCTGCGCGACTCCGCGCTGCCGCCGGTCCTCGTCTACCCCGTCGACCACCCGCCCGACCCGGTCTTCGGGGAGACCGCCACCGCGCTCGCCCCGTCCCTGGGGCGGCTCGTCGGGCACACCCGGTCCGCGGTCCTCCAGGCCATCCAGTACGGCTGCACCACCAGCGAACTGGCCCGCCGGGCCGGGGTCTCCCTGGCCTCGGCCAGCCAGCACGCGGCCGTGCTGCGGGAGGCGGGGCTCGTCCTCACCCTCCGGCACGGGAACGCCGTCCTCCACACCCTCACCCCGCTGGGCGCGGCCCTGCTGCGGGGCGGCGCACCGGCGGAGGCACCGACCGCGGGCTGA
- a CDS encoding MFS transporter translates to MSELTSRRRLLVLGICCMSLLIVSLDNTILNVALPSIGRELGASVSGLQWAIDAYTLVLASLLMLAGSTADRIGRRRVFMAGLVLFTLGSALCSLAPSLELLVVFRMVQAVGGSMLNPVAMSIITNTFTDPAERARAIGVWGGVVGISMAAGPLVGGLLVDSVGWRSVFWVNIPVGLLALLLTWRYVQESRAPKPRRADPVGQVLIIVLLGSLTYAIIETDPVAGVVAALALLGVLFYEPRRQEPLIDLRFFRSAPFSGATVIAIAAFAALGGFLFMNTLYLQEVRGYDALHAGLYMLPMAAVTLVAAPLSGRLVGSLGPRLPLLVAGAAMAASGVLFAAFEAETSNTLLFTGYVLFGLGFGMVNAPITNTAVSGMPRSQAGVAAAVASTSRQIGQTLGVAVIGTVLATGVSLGLGTVAQSAARTDAFLAASRPAWWIIAACGAVVLLVGAATTGRWARHTAFACAVRLQEPEVAQEPSRTG, encoded by the coding sequence GTGTCCGAGCTCACATCACGGCGCCGCCTGCTCGTCCTGGGCATCTGCTGCATGAGTCTGCTGATCGTCAGCCTCGACAACACCATCCTCAATGTGGCCCTGCCGTCGATCGGCCGTGAGCTGGGCGCCTCCGTCTCCGGACTCCAGTGGGCCATCGACGCCTACACGCTGGTGCTGGCGTCGCTGCTGATGCTCGCCGGGTCGACCGCGGACCGGATCGGACGCCGCCGGGTCTTCATGGCGGGCCTGGTGCTGTTCACCCTGGGTTCGGCCCTGTGTTCGCTCGCCCCCAGCCTGGAACTGCTGGTGGTCTTCCGGATGGTGCAGGCAGTCGGCGGCTCGATGCTCAACCCGGTGGCCATGTCGATCATCACCAACACCTTCACCGACCCCGCCGAGCGGGCCCGCGCGATCGGGGTCTGGGGCGGGGTCGTCGGCATCTCGATGGCCGCGGGACCGCTGGTGGGCGGGCTCCTCGTGGACTCGGTCGGCTGGCGTTCGGTCTTCTGGGTCAATATCCCCGTCGGCCTGCTGGCGCTCCTGCTGACCTGGCGGTACGTCCAGGAGTCCCGGGCGCCGAAACCGCGGCGTGCGGACCCCGTGGGCCAGGTGCTGATCATCGTGCTGCTGGGCTCGCTGACGTACGCGATCATCGAGACGGACCCGGTGGCCGGGGTGGTCGCGGCCCTGGCGCTGCTGGGCGTGCTGTTCTACGAGCCGCGCCGCCAGGAGCCGCTGATCGACCTCCGGTTCTTCCGCAGCGCGCCGTTCAGCGGGGCGACGGTCATCGCGATCGCGGCCTTCGCCGCCCTCGGCGGCTTCCTCTTCATGAATACGCTCTACCTCCAGGAGGTCCGCGGTTACGACGCCCTGCACGCCGGGCTCTACATGCTGCCGATGGCCGCGGTGACGCTGGTCGCCGCGCCGCTGTCGGGCCGTCTGGTGGGGAGTCTGGGACCCCGGCTGCCGCTGCTGGTCGCCGGGGCGGCGATGGCGGCGAGCGGGGTGCTGTTCGCCGCGTTCGAGGCGGAGACCTCGAACACGCTGCTGTTCACCGGGTACGTCCTGTTCGGTCTCGGCTTCGGCATGGTGAACGCGCCGATCACCAATACCGCGGTCTCCGGGATGCCGCGGTCGCAGGCAGGGGTGGCGGCGGCGGTGGCCTCCACCAGCCGGCAGATCGGCCAGACCCTCGGGGTCGCGGTGATCGGCACGGTGCTGGCGACGGGCGTCTCACTCGGTCTGGGCACGGTGGCGCAGAGCGCAGCGCGCACGGACGCGTTCCTGGCCGCGAGCCGCCCCGCCTGGTGGATCATCGCGGCCTGCGGGGCCGTGGTCCTGCTGGTCGGCGCCGCGACCACCGGCCGCTGGGCCCGGCATACGGCCTTCGCCTGCGCCGTACGCCTCCAGGAGCCGGAGGTGGCGCAGGAACCGTCCCGTACGGGCTGA